The proteins below come from a single Tsuneonella deserti genomic window:
- a CDS encoding nucleotidyl transferase AbiEii/AbiGii toxin family protein, with the protein MNSNYDAILSANEDTRSGLFTATALRLGTTPQNVEKDFWVCWTLDALFNGLPEGPRLLFKGGTSLSKGFGLIRRFSEDIDVTVFRDDLGEAASIGELQALSRKKREAALDAIKAACEVYINGPLLEQLSAIAAATAERTGLPADRLRIVPHDGDSQTLLVYYPTATPADGYIDKAVKIESGAKSALDPNSAHSIRPYVDEDAPDLDLAVPNVTIVDAERTFWDKVVILHGLRSWFDIRGELRGGGHRVSRHYYDIHMLMTSEVGEKALANPEMGADCVAHARMFFNRPDFDLASAVAPNFALCPEGAMFDDLRRDYSAMSTMIFGAPPDFDAVIESIAALQSRLNGMHARD; encoded by the coding sequence ATGAATTCCAATTACGATGCGATCCTGTCCGCGAATGAGGACACGCGGTCGGGTCTCTTCACAGCGACCGCGCTGCGCCTCGGTACGACACCGCAAAACGTCGAGAAGGACTTCTGGGTCTGCTGGACGCTAGACGCACTATTCAATGGCCTTCCCGAAGGCCCGAGGCTGCTGTTCAAAGGCGGTACTTCGCTGTCTAAGGGCTTCGGTCTGATCCGACGCTTCTCCGAGGACATCGACGTCACGGTATTTCGCGACGATCTCGGCGAAGCCGCGAGCATCGGGGAGCTCCAGGCGCTCAGCCGCAAAAAGCGCGAGGCGGCACTCGATGCCATCAAGGCAGCATGCGAAGTCTACATCAATGGCCCGCTGCTGGAGCAGCTGTCAGCGATCGCGGCCGCGACGGCCGAGCGCACCGGCCTGCCCGCCGACCGGCTCCGTATCGTGCCGCATGACGGGGATAGCCAGACGCTGCTGGTCTACTATCCGACGGCCACGCCCGCCGATGGCTACATAGACAAGGCGGTGAAGATCGAATCCGGCGCCAAATCTGCGCTCGACCCCAACTCAGCCCATTCCATCCGGCCCTACGTCGACGAGGATGCCCCCGACCTCGACCTTGCCGTGCCGAACGTGACGATCGTCGATGCCGAGCGGACCTTCTGGGACAAGGTGGTGATCCTGCACGGCTTGCGCAGCTGGTTCGACATTCGCGGCGAACTGCGCGGCGGCGGCCACCGTGTATCCCGCCACTATTACGACATCCACATGCTCATGACCTCCGAGGTCGGCGAGAAGGCGCTCGCCAATCCCGAAATGGGCGCCGACTGCGTCGCGCATGCCCGCATGTTCTTCAACAGGCCCGATTTCGATCTCGCATCTGCGGTCGCACCCAATTTTGCGCTCTGCCCCGAAGGAGCCATGTTTGACGACCTGCGACGCGATTACTCGGCAATGAGCACCATGATCTTCGGCGCGCCGCCAGATTTCGACGCCGTGATCGAGAGTATTGCCGCGCTACAATCGAGGCTGAACGGGATGCACGCTAGAGATTGA
- a CDS encoding DUF6088 family protein yields the protein MTDSVDLKNCVLERIGGAAPRTVWTPADFLDLGTRDAIDKVLQRLVAADTLRRIDRGLYDKPDFNSLTKAPNPPDPRQVVEAIARRDQIRVLVDGMTAANDLGLTNAVPAKIIVHTDSRLKPVRLGNLDISFRPTAASKLFWAGRPAMRIVQALHWLRDTTADPEEGQAIRRKLRQMLSREPEGKCLREDLRDGMSALPAWMQDYLRALLAAESEAA from the coding sequence ATGACCGACTCGGTAGACCTGAAGAACTGTGTCCTTGAGCGGATCGGCGGTGCCGCACCACGCACTGTTTGGACGCCGGCAGACTTCCTCGACCTCGGCACGCGCGATGCGATCGACAAGGTTCTCCAACGTCTTGTCGCCGCCGACACGCTGCGCCGGATCGACCGGGGTCTCTACGACAAGCCCGACTTCAACAGCCTCACCAAGGCGCCCAATCCCCCGGATCCCCGCCAAGTGGTCGAAGCGATCGCCCGCCGAGACCAGATCCGGGTCTTGGTTGACGGCATGACCGCCGCCAACGATCTCGGACTGACCAATGCCGTGCCCGCCAAGATCATCGTCCACACCGACTCTCGATTGAAGCCGGTCCGTCTCGGCAATCTCGACATCAGTTTCCGACCCACAGCCGCCAGCAAGCTCTTTTGGGCAGGCCGCCCGGCGATGCGGATCGTCCAGGCGCTCCACTGGCTGCGCGATACCACGGCCGACCCGGAAGAGGGCCAGGCGATCCGTCGCAAGCTCCGCCAGATGCTCTCGCGGGAGCCCGAAGGTAAGTGCTTGCGCGAAGACCTGCGCGACGGCATGTCGGCGTTGCCGGCGTGGATGCAGGATTATCTGAGAGCTCTCCTGGCCGCCGAGTCCGAAGCTGCATGA
- a CDS encoding response regulator, with translation MNSHSPPLRILYLEDNQLIAFHVEALIEELGHVFVGSLCSFTELKEEFDSFEIDGALVDIDLTDGRTGPAAAAWLKERGVPSIFVTGQATLAAEYPSLTLATIAKPVSGQDLAEGLELFRNRAA, from the coding sequence ATGAATTCGCACTCGCCGCCGCTTCGCATCCTTTATCTCGAAGACAACCAATTGATCGCGTTTCATGTCGAAGCGTTGATCGAAGAGCTCGGCCATGTCTTTGTCGGCTCTCTGTGCAGCTTCACCGAGTTGAAGGAGGAGTTCGATTCGTTCGAGATCGACGGAGCGCTGGTGGACATCGACCTCACCGATGGACGCACGGGGCCGGCGGCGGCCGCATGGCTGAAGGAGCGCGGCGTCCCGAGTATCTTCGTGACCGGCCAGGCCACGCTTGCCGCCGAATACCCGTCTCTGACGCTTGCCACGATCGCCAAGCCGGTGTCGGGCCAGGATCTGGCGGAAGGCCTGGAACTGTTTCGAAATCGTGCGGCGTAA
- a CDS encoding sensor histidine kinase, translating into MPGSDRTLDWVLVLAPYRRDADYLRTLLVEHDVTVRQAADSKELATRLAEGPGMLVVTHEALDPAALEVIARHLADQPAWAEMPIIVLLDRAAPHARIRSELSAAWPRSRQIFYQRPVATLELLSGVQSALLSRFRQRDVRDHIEREVELRHELNHRVKNILASVRAMFDMTRRNTTSLDQFVEDFSGRLMALSNVHSAVFEAGSETIDFAKVVERTFRPYRIAGKDRVTAHGPAIEIRHNAGTTLALCLHELATNALKYGALSCPEGRVRVEWELSSDSEPMLTIRWVESGGPPVVEPSAPGYGTRYIRSAIRGLFGAPPEIVFDPQGLRCTITGPFFRIR; encoded by the coding sequence ATGCCGGGAAGCGACCGCACGCTCGACTGGGTGCTGGTCCTTGCGCCGTATCGCCGAGACGCCGACTATCTGAGAACGCTGCTCGTCGAGCACGACGTCACCGTCAGGCAGGCTGCCGATTCCAAGGAATTGGCGACCCGGCTTGCCGAAGGGCCGGGCATGCTGGTCGTCACGCACGAGGCGCTCGATCCGGCCGCACTGGAGGTTATTGCCCGGCATCTTGCGGACCAACCGGCTTGGGCCGAGATGCCGATCATCGTCCTTCTCGACCGCGCCGCGCCGCACGCTCGCATCCGTTCGGAGTTGAGCGCCGCGTGGCCGAGGTCGCGCCAGATCTTCTACCAGCGGCCCGTAGCAACGCTGGAGCTGCTCAGCGGCGTGCAATCGGCGCTCCTGTCCCGCTTCCGCCAGAGAGACGTGAGGGACCATATCGAGCGCGAGGTCGAACTCCGCCACGAGCTCAACCACCGGGTGAAGAATATCCTCGCCAGCGTCCGGGCGATGTTCGACATGACGCGCCGGAACACCACCTCGCTCGACCAATTCGTCGAAGATTTCTCCGGACGGCTCATGGCGCTGTCGAACGTCCACTCCGCCGTCTTCGAAGCCGGCAGCGAAACCATCGATTTCGCCAAGGTCGTCGAGCGCACCTTCAGGCCCTATCGGATTGCCGGCAAGGACCGCGTGACCGCCCACGGGCCGGCCATCGAGATACGCCACAACGCCGGAACCACGCTCGCACTGTGCCTGCACGAGCTCGCCACCAACGCCCTCAAGTACGGCGCACTGTCCTGCCCCGAAGGACGGGTGCGGGTTGAGTGGGAGCTATCGTCGGACAGCGAACCCATGCTGACGATCAGATGGGTAGAGAGCGGCGGTCCGCCGGTCGTCGAGCCGTCGGCGCCCGGCTACGGCACACGCTATATTCGTTCCGCCATACGCGGCCTGTTCGGCGCTCCACCCGAGATCGTGTTCGACCCGCAGGGGCTGCGCTGCACTATCACCGGACCATTTTTTCGAATCCGCTGA